GATCGCGGTCGTCGTCGGCGCGCTGCTCGTCGTCCCCGAGACCCGCGCGCACATCACGGTGCCGGGGCTCGACGTCGTCGGGCTGCTCCTGAGCGCGCTCGGGTTCGGTGCGGTCGTCTTCGCGCTCATCGAGGGACAGTCGCTCGGCTGGTGGGCCCCCAAGGGCGAGCTCAAGGTCTTCGGCATGATCTGGGGGACCGACGCCCCCGTCTCTCCGGTCCCGGTCATCGGCGCGATCGGCGTGCTGCTCCTGGTGCTCTTCGCGTTCTGGGAGAACCACCGCGCACGGATCGGGCGGTCCGCGCTGCTGGATCTCACGCTGTTCCGCGTCGCGACGTTCCGCTGGGGCAACCTCACGGCGATGCTCGTCGCGATCGGGGAGTTCGGCCTGATCTTCGTGCTGCCCCTGTACCTGCAGAACATCCTGGGCCTCTCGAGCCTGGGGGCGGGCGTCGTGCTCGCGACCATGGCCGCGGGCGCGTTCTTCTCGGGAGCGATGGCCCGGCACCTCGCGGCCGCGATCGGGTCGCCGCGCACGATCGTCCTGGGGCTGGTCCTGGAGGTCGTGGGCGTGCTCGCGGTCGCGCTCGTCGTGACCCCGACCGTCTCGTCGTGGCTCATCGCGGTCCTGCTCGTGGTCTACGGCCTGGGGCTGGGTCTCGCGTCCGCGCAGCTCACGGGCACGACGCTCGTCGACGTCCCCGAGGAGGAGTCCGGCCAGGCGTCCGCGACCCAGTCGACGTCACGCCAGCTCGGCTCGGCGCTCGGCACCGCCTTCATCGGGGCGGCCCTCGCGATCGGCCTCACGACCGCGGTGCCCCCCGCGCTCGACGAGGTCGACGGCGTCTCGCCCGCCGTCGCGTCGCAGGTCGCCGACGCGACGGCCCAGTCGGCGGGCGGCACGATCCCGCAGCTGCGCGGCGAGGGCACCCGGAGCCAGTTCGGCGAGAAGACGCCCGACGTCGTCGACGCGCTCTCCGACGGGTTCAGCGACGCCACCCGGATCTCGCTGTACGTCGCCGGGGGCTTCCTGCTCCTTGGCCTGGTGTGCTCGACGCGCGTCGTCGCGGCCTCCCGGCGCGAGGGCGTGGACCAGGGCGAGCGGTCGCACGCCGAGGGTGACGCGCCCACCCCCCGAGGGTGACGGGCCCGAGCGCCGACGGTGACGTCCGAGACCGCAGGCGGTGACGGACCTGAACCCGTCGAGAAATACCCTGGCGGCCCTGTGGGAGGCAGGCGTAGCGTCGCCAGTACATGCGAAAGGAGGTGGTCCACGAAGTGAAGATTCTTCGGACACATGAGGTGGTTGCACGCTAGTCGTGCCATCGAGCAACGGACCTTGCGAGGATCCCGCGGCCGACAGGTGACCGTCACGTCACCCACGACCAGCGAGAACCATGCAGCCACCGGAGCCCGCGGGAGTCGCGCCCTTGTCCAGCGCGACGGGTGGAGG
This region of Oerskovia jenensis genomic DNA includes:
- a CDS encoding MFS transporter, with protein sequence MSTQSNEPGGAAPARPAQGPGAPDHRWAGLFVLATALSMIVLDGTIVGVALPTIIEDLHLDLNDAQWVNASYSVVFAALLLTAGRLGDRLGRRNMLLGGVVVFLAGSLLASQADDAGTLIVARLIQGVGGAFVLPATLSTVNATFRGKDRAVAFGIWGAVISGMAAVGPLLGGWLTTSFTWPWIFLVNLPIGIAVVVGALLVVPETRAHITVPGLDVVGLLLSALGFGAVVFALIEGQSLGWWAPKGELKVFGMIWGTDAPVSPVPVIGAIGVLLLVLFAFWENHRARIGRSALLDLTLFRVATFRWGNLTAMLVAIGEFGLIFVLPLYLQNILGLSSLGAGVVLATMAAGAFFSGAMARHLAAAIGSPRTIVLGLVLEVVGVLAVALVVTPTVSSWLIAVLLVVYGLGLGLASAQLTGTTLVDVPEEESGQASATQSTSRQLGSALGTAFIGAALAIGLTTAVPPALDEVDGVSPAVASQVADATAQSAGGTIPQLRGEGTRSQFGEKTPDVVDALSDGFSDATRISLYVAGGFLLLGLVCSTRVVAASRREGVDQGERSHAEGDAPTPRG